DNA sequence from the Candidatus Margulisiibacteriota bacterium genome:
TTCTCTTTGCTTTTGGGGAAGAGAACCCGCATCACCCGTATTTACCCCACAATTTTACTCCAGAGTGTGTCGCTTACACCGGGACCCACGACAACAACACGGCGCGCGGCTGGTTTGAGCACGAAGCCCGGTCCGACGAAAAGGAGCGGCTCTCCCGTTATTTGGGCAAGGGGGTGCATGGGGGGGATGTCGGCTGGGAATTGATCCGGCTGGCGCTCGAATCGGTTGCCGGGCTGGTGATCTTTCCGATGCAGGATATTCTTGGCTTAGGCGAAAAAGCGAGGATGAACAAACCGGGGACCCCGAAGGGGAACTGGAGCTGGCGGATGATCCCTCATCAAATTACTCCCCAGCTTGCCCTCAAGCTCTGGAAAATGACCGACGAATACGGACGCTGATCGGGCGGATCGTTAACGGTAGTTGGCAAATTGCAGGGCGATCGGCAGGTTAGCCGCGGTAACCTTTTGCTGGACCGCCTGCAAGTCGTCGATCTTCTTGGCGGTCACCCTGATGGCATCCCCCTGGATCTGGGTTTGAACTTTTAGGCCGGAGGCTTTGATCAATTTGGTGATCTCTTTGGCCTGCTCCTGTTCGATCCCGTTCTTGATCTTGACCACCTGTTTAACTGTCCCGCCGAGCGCCGCATCGATCTTTCCGAACTCAAAGAATTTGATGGAGAGCTGACGGCGGGCCAGTTTGTCCTGCAGGATATTAACGACATTTTTCAGCTTGAACTCGTCTTCGGAAACCAGGTTGATCTTGTCGTCCCCTTCTTTCTCGATGGAGCTGACGCTTCCTTTAAAATCAAAGCGCGTCGACAATTCCTTGACCGCCATTTGCAGGGCGTTATCCAGCTCCTGCATGTTCGGCTTCGAGACGATG
Encoded proteins:
- a CDS encoding YajQ family cyclic di-GMP-binding protein; translation: MAQDHSFDIVSKPNMQELDNALQMAVKELSTRFDFKGSVSSIEKEGDDKINLVSEDEFKLKNVVNILQDKLARRQLSIKFFEFGKIDAALGGTVKQVVKIKNGIEQEQAKEITKLIKASGLKVQTQIQGDAIRVTAKKIDDLQAVQQKVTAANLPIALQFANYR